DNA sequence from the Xenopus tropicalis strain Nigerian chromosome 4, UCB_Xtro_10.0, whole genome shotgun sequence genome:
AGAGGGGCTGTTTATTACCTCCAGCCTACTGCCACACACTAGAGTCTTAATCCAGGGCAGAGTAAGGGGAGAAGGAGCTAGCCCTCTATTCTGTGAGACTGCCCTGTGCGTGAAACAAAGAGAGGGGGGGGGCAACCGAAATACAATCATGTCACTGTGCAGCAATAATTATGTCAGCTTTAGGTCATTTGATTTTGCATGTAGTAAACACTGGTCGACTATAAACTATTGATATCATGGGTGGATGTAAACATGGCCTTATAAAGGTCAAAAAAATCTGTCAACATGGGCATTGAATCAGCAGCTTATGAGCCTCTGTATGGGGCCCTTCTAACAACCTgtttgaccaatatctggctgcaAAACAGACAATTATCTAGAAAATACGATTAGGCGAGGAGCTTATTGGCAACTCTGCACAGACCTACAGTAAGACCTGATCCAAAGTTTCAGGGACAAATGATTAGATCGGCCCAAGTAGATGGGAGGCCAATTCTTTGgtctatggccagcttaactgcaTTCCCCCATTAAAACAACTACCCATCAACAGCAGATTTTTCAAATAGTTTTTACTATGACTTAATTTGCTTGGCATGACCAGAATCACAAATTACTTACAGAGAAGCTGCAACTTAGTACAATTACTGGAGAGCTCTATGTTGTCCTTGTCTTGTTCATGTTTATTTTCCTATAAATTTTCAGTCGGATGTATCGGCATAACTTGCTGTTCCCAGGGAGCTTGATGAATCTGCATATTTGTTTATCAGGaaagcaaagcatgctgggattacTTTCCTCAAACACAGGAGTACCCTTGTTTTACCCAGcaattaatattataatattatttatttccatagtgtcaacatattccacagggctttacagagattgttaatCATTCCCATCAATTTCTGCCtgagcggagcttacaatctaaagttcatatcacagtcacacacactagggccaaTATTATTATCAGtcaacctgtctgtatgttttggagtgttGAAGGAACCCAGATACGAGGAGAACAAATGATGTATTGTTCATGTGAAACATAGCAAAATCGTCTTCAATCTTCCTCCAATCAATGTGAGCCATATCAGCTACATTCCTCCTCAATAACTACCTTGCAGCTGGTTTGGAATGGTTCCAGAACAGAACTGTGCCTGTTAGTGTGATTACATCAGAGGTGGggcaataataattataaaattagaTCTTCTGTAGAGGCAGTTGCAACTAAATTCTAAGCATTTAAAATTTAAGAGTTCCAAATTAAGAATAACGCACACtatttcctttattattattCCGGCTCTCTAGAGTGAAGTCTAATTTCCTTTCAGTAAAACATACAGAACAGGCAGCGTTAAAGCAACCACGGTACAAGTGACAGCAGTGCTGTAAAGCGAGTTCCTGTTGATGTGACTGCCCAACCTCTGTTCTGCCTCGGCCAATTCTATCATCACGCCCTGCAGGTTGTCTCCCTGCCCGTCATTCTCTCGCACAGCTGAGGAGAGGATTCGCTCAGCGGGCGGGGTGGAAACCCTGGACTTTACATTCTGCAGGTCAGTAGAAATTCTATTAATGCTGTTTTCTAAGCTGCCGAATTTCTGCTGGATGCTCGCTAGGTGTTTCCCAGTTTCCTGCGAGTATGCCATATGCTCCCTCACAGCATTCAGCACTGGGTCCAATCTAATGGCGGATCCGGGTTTTGCCTGGGGTTCCTGAGACAGCTGGGAAGCTGAAGGCACCATATTCCTCAAAGTGGCTATAAGTTCACCGAGGTCCTTTTGTTGGCCTTTGTGCACCGACGCGTGCTCGTGGATAGCTTCCTGCAAGCTTACCGGTCCCTTCTGCGCTTCTAGCAGCAGCGACTTTAATTCCTGCAACCTTATTCTGTTAATATAGGTGGAACCCATCACCCCGATGAGTGCACCCAACACTGAGCCAATGATGGACCAGTTCTTAGTCCGCTCGGCTCTGGTCCTTTCCTTTTCGTGGCTCGCCCTCACCGAGGCAGAGAACAGTGAAAATTTCTCCCGCTCGCTCTCCTCTGCATTGACATATAAAGCTCTCAGTCGCTTCTCCTcctggaaaaataaagaataacataATGCTTAGCCTTTGGGCTGACTGTTATAGTTCTTACCCAGAGTTCCACTGATTATGAAGTCCACGGTTatcatgtatataatatatacacacacagggactCAATGCAAAGAAAAAGgtgtttattaaaaagaaatgcaacatTTCGAGCATGGTctgcataggcggaggatgacttttttgtttggggaggctaaagatggcccagacacagactgacctacagctaatgtgacacttagtggattcgctgctggtgtaaaaaattaacctcccaactacctctggcagttcccactgactcccagggatactgtgcaaaagtgcgggtgggggggatttttttaaccctaaaatgcttaggatgtaaaagcattcatacgtgcacttctgttaggggttctctatacatttgtgttcagttaggttaaaggggtagttcacctttaaattaacttttaatatgatgtagacactgatattctgagacaatttgcaattggtcctcttttatttttaatggttttttggttatttagctttttgttcagcagctctccatttggtatttcagcagctatctggttgctagggtcttatataccaggtagtggtttaaacaagagatgggaatatgaatagttaaggggcctgcatggaaaaataaaactgtagcctcacagagcaatacgttttggtcagtgaccctcatttgaaagctggaaagaggcagaagcaaaaggcaaataattcaaaaactatataaaatgaactaggaagaccaattgcaaaattgctaggaataggccattctataatatactacaagttaacttaaaagtgaacctccccattagatgtgtttaagttagctttatagaaagtgaggcagcgggtactgacatcccaggcacgttatatacagcgagacatagtctttatatacaaacccagcagattatatacagtgagaagcagtgggtactgagggcagatattcaggccctggcactataacactggcactgatacacagcattggccccactgtaacttactataaatgaaaaaaacaatgacaaaagtaaaaaaaaatagaatgtgtaaaaaaccataacaaatatataaaagcacaatgagctttgtcagggggaaaaattaacttaccctccatctgttagggtaggggatattatagatgtcaggtgacaaaaatcaatataattccagctagtgggtcagcctttagaacatatacagtatagtacctgtgtatagtacctgggtatagtacctgtgtatagtacctgggtatagtacctgtgggatgaaaactgcagcaaagttcaaagctggttcatgggtaaacttacagtctgcagattcttctttttttaagtcttcatttctgcagtttgcaaaatttcccgatccctgtctgcatctgtgtcttgattggtcaattttactgtctgtcaagaaagctgtgctctgattggagaatatacaagaagaaagatccaatcagagcacagctgattagagcagaacccggagcttgcagggacattaagaagatttgcaggacagcgcagaaacagagccaggtttttttattttatttttttatttttagggtgccagagcaggtttggggaggcttagcctcccctagccttattgaaaatccgcctatgatggTCTGTgcttcttcctcagggacaaaccaaaaaaaaacctggtttgtccctgaggaagagcacagactGTGGTCAAAACGTTGGAACGTTGAATTCTTTTCAATAAACaccttttttctttgcattagTTCCCTGTGTGCGCCTTACCCTTTCTTGACATTTTatgttttacctgcacccagggaATTTGGTTTTGTGAAGGGCGTACTCCTCTCtgttcattataatatatatatatatatatatatatatatatatagctatatatatctatatactgtatatctatagatatatatagctatatatacagtggtgtgaaaaactatttgcccccttcctgatttcttattcttttgcatgtttgtcacacaaaatgtttctgatcatcaaacacatttaactattagtcaaagatcacacaagtaaacacaaaatgcagtttttaaatgagggtttttattatttaaggagaaaaaaaatccaaacctacatggccctgtgtgaaaaagtaattgccccctgaacctaataactggttgggccacccttagcagcaataactgcaatcaagcgtttgcgataacttgcaatgagtcttttacagcgcgctggaggaattttggcccactcatctttgcagaattgttgtaattcagctttatttgagggttttctagcatgaaccgcctttttaaggtcatgccacaacatctcaataggattcaggtcaggactttgactaggccactccaaagtcttcattttgtttttcttcagccattcagagatGGATTTgttggtgtgttttgggtcattgtcctgctgcagcacccaagatcgcttcagcttgagttgacgaacagatggccggacattctccttcaggaatttttggtagacagtagaattcatggttccatctatcacagcaagccttccaggtcctgaagcagcaaaacaacccccgaccatcacactaccaccaccatattttactgttggtatgatgttctttttctgaaatgctgtgttacttttacgccagatgtaacgggacacgcaccttccaaaaagttcaacttttgtctcgtcggtccacaagatattttcccaaaagtcttggcaatcattgagatgttttttagcaaaattgagacgagccataatgttctttttgcttaaaagtggtttgcgccttggaaatctgccatgcaggccgtttttgcccagtctctttcttatggtggagtcgtgaacactgaccttaattgaggcaagtgaggcctgcagttctttagatgttgtcctggggtcttttgtggcctctcggatgagttgtctctgcgctcttggggtaattttggtcggccggccactcctgggaaggttcaccactgttccatgtttttgccatttgtggataatggctctcactgtggttcgctggagtcccaaagctttagaaatggctttataacctttaccagactgatagatcttaattacttttgttctcatttgttcctcaatttctttggatcttggcatgatgtgtagcttttgaggtgcttttggtctacttctctgtgtcaggtagctcctatttaagtgatttcttgattgaaacaggtgtggcagtaatcaggcctgggggtgactgcagaaattgatattgaaattgaaaattgaaattgataaaccacagttaagttattttttaataatcactttttc
Encoded proteins:
- the ccdc51 gene encoding mitochondrial potassium channel isoform X3 — translated: MRPICTVYILNGCLKANPHCRFVQHFGLNQLRIRTYCAPANKQPDSKLQAQNPVVSPLERWQAAGRTIGRNTMKSVSATAKNWWDRYEEFVGLVEVRDAQGKVTEAERDFMVARGIVRESRENVEAQQIKLKEVRDRLDRVSREDIQYLELATLEHKLLQEEKRLRALYVNAEESEREKFSLFSASVRASHEKERTRAERTKNWSIIGSVLGALIGVMGSTYINRIRLQELKSLLLEAQKGPVSLQEAIHEHASVHKGQQKDLGELIATLRNMVPSASQLSQEPQAKPGSAIRLDPVLNAVREHMAYSQETGKHLASIQQKFGSLENSINRISTDLQNVKSRVSTPPAERILSSAVRENDGQGDNLQGVMIELAEAEQRLGSHINRNSLYSTAVTCTVVALTLPVLYVLLKGN